A genomic window from Nocardioides rotundus includes:
- a CDS encoding sugar nucleotide-binding protein, with translation MLKTSEESQGVADMAGAITVEQTEIPGLLVVRMPVHADDRGWFKENWQREKMLAAGVPDFAPVQNNVSYNHKRGVVRGMHTEPWDKFVAISDGRIYGAWVDLREGPSFGATVHFEMGPETAVYVPRGVSNGYQCLTDNVTYTYLVTEHWRPNQGYPALDLADPTVAIPWPIPLAESILSEKDRANPALGDVVPMPPKRTLILGGDGQLGRALAAALPEAEAVGREVLDISDTAALEAWPWQQYGTVINAAAFTDVDGAESLAGRRQAWEVNAAAPATLARLSRSLGFTLVHVSTDYVFDGDLDGEHQEDALMAPLGVYAQTKAAGDLAVSTAPRHYLIRTSWVVGDGRNFVRTMASLAERGVSPTVVDDQRGRLTFADELARAITHLVASGAPYGLYNVTNAGPVVSWFDVARRVFELSGRPADDVSPTSTAEYSAGKDMAPRPHNSAMSLERIRSTGFEPEDAWAALERYCG, from the coding sequence ATGCTGAAGACGTCTGAGGAGTCACAGGGGGTGGCCGACATGGCCGGTGCGATCACGGTCGAGCAGACCGAGATCCCGGGGTTGCTCGTGGTGCGCATGCCGGTGCATGCGGACGACCGCGGGTGGTTCAAGGAGAACTGGCAGCGGGAGAAGATGCTGGCGGCCGGGGTCCCGGACTTCGCACCCGTGCAGAACAACGTCTCCTACAACCACAAGCGCGGCGTGGTGCGGGGCATGCACACCGAGCCGTGGGACAAGTTCGTGGCGATCTCCGACGGTCGGATCTACGGGGCCTGGGTGGATCTGCGCGAGGGCCCGTCCTTCGGCGCCACCGTGCACTTCGAGATGGGCCCCGAGACGGCGGTCTACGTGCCGCGCGGGGTGTCCAACGGATACCAGTGCCTCACCGACAACGTCACCTACACCTACCTGGTCACCGAGCACTGGCGGCCCAACCAGGGCTACCCCGCGCTCGACCTGGCCGACCCCACGGTGGCGATCCCGTGGCCGATCCCGCTGGCGGAGTCGATCCTGTCGGAGAAGGACCGCGCCAACCCGGCGCTGGGCGACGTGGTGCCGATGCCGCCGAAGCGGACGCTGATCCTCGGCGGCGACGGTCAGCTCGGCCGGGCCCTGGCAGCGGCGCTGCCCGAGGCCGAGGCGGTGGGACGCGAGGTGCTGGACATCAGTGACACGGCCGCGCTGGAGGCCTGGCCGTGGCAGCAGTACGGCACCGTGATCAACGCCGCCGCCTTCACCGACGTCGACGGCGCCGAGAGCCTCGCCGGCCGGCGTCAGGCGTGGGAGGTCAACGCCGCCGCGCCCGCGACGCTCGCCCGGCTGTCCCGGTCGCTGGGCTTCACCCTGGTCCACGTCTCCACCGACTACGTCTTCGACGGCGACCTCGACGGGGAGCACCAGGAGGACGCGCTGATGGCCCCGCTGGGCGTCTATGCGCAGACCAAGGCAGCGGGGGACCTGGCGGTCTCGACCGCCCCACGGCACTACCTGATCCGGACCTCCTGGGTGGTCGGCGACGGCCGCAACTTCGTGCGCACCATGGCCTCCCTCGCCGAGCGTGGCGTCTCGCCGACCGTCGTGGACGACCAGCGGGGCCGGCTCACGTTCGCCGACGAGCTGGCCCGTGCGATCACCCACCTGGTCGCCTCGGGGGCGCCGTACGGCCTGTACAACGTCACCAACGCCGGCCCGGTGGTGTCGTGGTTCGACGTGGCCCGCAGGGTCTTCGAGCTGTCCGGCCGCCCGGCCGACGACGTCAGCCCGACCAGCACCGCGGAGTACTCCGCCGGCAAGGACATGGCGCCGCGGCCGCACAACAGCGCGATGTCGCTGGAGCGGATCCGCAGCACCGGCTTCGAGCCCGAGGACGCCTGGGCCGCGCTGGAGCGCTACTGCGGGTGA
- the msrB gene encoding peptide-methionine (R)-S-oxide reductase MsrB, with amino-acid sequence MGYDVEKSDEEWREQLSPEEYAVLRQAGTERAFTGEYTDTETEGVYSCKACGAELFRSETKFHSGCGWPSFYQSMPDTVIEREDRSHGMVRTEVLCKRCGSHLGHVFPDGYGTPTGDRYCINSVSMTLQPTAE; translated from the coding sequence ATGGGCTACGACGTGGAGAAGAGCGACGAGGAATGGCGTGAGCAGCTGAGCCCGGAGGAGTACGCCGTCCTGCGGCAGGCCGGCACCGAGCGCGCCTTCACCGGTGAGTACACCGACACCGAGACCGAGGGCGTCTACTCCTGCAAGGCGTGCGGGGCCGAGCTGTTCCGCTCCGAGACGAAGTTCCACTCCGGCTGCGGCTGGCCGAGCTTCTACCAGTCGATGCCGGACACCGTGATCGAGCGGGAGGACCGCTCCCACGGCATGGTCCGCACCGAGGTGCTGTGCAAGCGCTGCGGCTCCCACCTGGGGCACGTATTCCCTGACGGCTACGGCACGCCGACCGGCGACCGCTACTGCATCAACTCGGTCAGCATGACCCTCCAGCCGACCGCAGAGTGA